Proteins found in one Actinomycetota bacterium genomic segment:
- a CDS encoding TIGR00300 family protein: MHTHAGRGAPRPPADREGARVAPYEDIRVTGHLIDSQIVSRIMDDIVALDGEFETLTFQVGRTNEDPSVAVLRVKGRDAEHLAQVLDAIREHGAVPLHDTDVELAPAPADGVFPACFYSTTNLVTHLRVGGEWLPVANPEMDCAVRVDPVAGTAETVALSEVRAGDLLVVGHGGVRVTPLERPRDQQAFEFMASEVSSEKPKAQVVRMVAALLRETRECGRAIIAVVGPAVVHTGAAGELARLVRAGYVSVLFGGNAVAVHDIESALYGTSLGVRLDEGVPVPGGHEHHLRAINTVRAAGGIAAAVEQGVLTEGLMHTLVTTGTPFVLAGSIRDDGPLPDVITDALEAQRAMRGWCRDAGACLMLSTMLHSIATGNMLPAATTTVCVDINPAVVTKLADRGSFQTIGVVTDVGLFLQMLADELEC; encoded by the coding sequence ATGCATACTCATGCGGGCCGAGGCGCACCGCGCCCACCCGCCGACCGCGAAGGAGCGCGCGTGGCGCCGTACGAGGACATCCGGGTGACCGGCCACCTCATCGACTCGCAGATCGTCTCGCGGATCATGGACGACATCGTGGCGCTGGACGGCGAGTTCGAGACGCTGACCTTCCAGGTCGGCCGCACGAACGAGGACCCGTCGGTGGCGGTCCTGCGCGTGAAGGGCCGCGACGCGGAGCACCTCGCGCAGGTGCTCGACGCCATCCGCGAACACGGCGCGGTGCCGTTGCACGACACGGACGTCGAGCTGGCGCCGGCGCCGGCCGACGGCGTGTTCCCCGCGTGCTTCTACTCCACGACGAACCTCGTCACGCACCTGCGCGTGGGCGGCGAGTGGTTGCCCGTCGCGAATCCCGAGATGGACTGCGCGGTGCGCGTCGACCCGGTCGCCGGCACTGCCGAGACGGTGGCGCTCTCGGAGGTGCGCGCCGGCGACCTGCTCGTCGTCGGGCACGGCGGCGTGCGCGTCACGCCGCTCGAGCGGCCGCGTGACCAGCAGGCGTTCGAGTTCATGGCGTCCGAGGTGTCGTCAGAGAAGCCGAAGGCGCAGGTCGTGCGCATGGTGGCGGCGCTGCTGCGCGAGACGAGGGAGTGCGGGCGGGCCATCATCGCGGTGGTCGGGCCGGCGGTGGTGCACACGGGCGCGGCGGGCGAGCTCGCGCGGCTCGTGCGCGCGGGCTACGTGAGCGTGCTGTTCGGCGGGAACGCGGTGGCGGTGCACGACATCGAGTCGGCGCTGTACGGGACGTCGCTCGGCGTGCGGCTCGACGAGGGCGTGCCCGTGCCCGGCGGGCACGAGCACCACCTGCGCGCGATCAACACGGTGCGCGCGGCGGGCGGGATCGCGGCCGCAGTCGAGCAGGGCGTGCTGACCGAAGGCCTCATGCACACGCTCGTCACCACCGGCACGCCGTTCGTGCTCGCCGGCTCCATCCGCGACGACGGTCCGCTACCCGATGTCATCACCGACGCGCTCGAGGCCCAGCGTGCGATGCGCGGGTGGTGTCGCGACGCCGGCGCGTGCCTGATGCTCTCGACGATGCTGCACTCGATCGCGACCGGCAACATGCTGCCCGCGGCGACGACCACGGTGTGCGTCGACATCAACCCGGCCGTGGTCACCAAACTCGCGGACCGCGGCTCGTTCCAGACGATCGGGGTCGTGACCGACGTCGGGCTGTTCCTGCAGATGCTCGCCGACGAGCTGGAGTGCTGA
- a CDS encoding carbamate kinase, translated as MAGAPHLTGEPTRMVVALGGNALLRRGDRGTVEEQYLHADAVMRHVADLAAAGHRLVITHGNGPVVGNIVLRNEAARASVPPMPLYIDDADSEGGIGLMLQMALHNRLRAQRIARAVVTIVTQVVVDPLDPAFARPDKPIGPFYSPAEKDAVAAEEPSWVFAETGEADTWRRVVPSPKPLRVVEAPVITRVTEHGDIVIAAGGGGVPVVEDADGTLTGIDAVIDKDRTSSLLALQTGASVLAILMEEDAVYLGYGQPGARALGHVHCGELCEHLARGEFHAGSIAPKVEAACDFVRHGGETAVICRAENLTEALRGHAGTRVTA; from the coding sequence ATGGCCGGAGCGCCACATCTGACCGGGGAGCCGACGCGCATGGTCGTCGCACTCGGCGGCAATGCGCTGCTGCGGCGCGGCGACCGGGGGACGGTCGAAGAGCAGTACCTGCACGCCGACGCGGTCATGCGCCACGTCGCCGACCTCGCCGCGGCCGGCCACCGCCTCGTCATCACGCACGGGAACGGGCCGGTCGTCGGCAACATCGTGCTGCGCAACGAGGCCGCGCGGGCGAGCGTGCCGCCGATGCCGCTCTACATCGACGACGCCGACTCCGAGGGCGGCATCGGGCTCATGCTGCAGATGGCGCTGCACAACCGCCTGCGCGCGCAGCGCATCGCCCGCGCCGTGGTCACCATCGTCACGCAGGTCGTGGTCGACCCGCTCGACCCGGCCTTCGCGCGGCCGGACAAGCCCATCGGCCCGTTCTACTCGCCGGCCGAGAAGGACGCCGTGGCCGCCGAGGAGCCGTCGTGGGTCTTCGCCGAGACCGGCGAGGCGGACACCTGGCGCCGCGTGGTGCCCTCGCCCAAGCCGCTGCGCGTCGTCGAGGCGCCCGTCATCACGCGGGTGACCGAGCACGGCGACATCGTGATCGCGGCCGGCGGCGGCGGCGTCCCGGTGGTCGAGGACGCCGACGGCACGCTCACGGGCATCGACGCGGTCATCGACAAGGACCGCACGTCGTCGCTGCTCGCGTTGCAGACCGGCGCCTCCGTGCTCGCCATCCTCATGGAGGAGGACGCGGTCTACCTCGGCTACGGGCAGCCCGGCGCCCGCGCGCTCGGGCACGTGCACTGCGGCGAGCTGTGCGAGCACCTCGCGCGCGGGGAGTTCCACGCAGGCTCCATCGCGCCGAAGGTCGAGGCCGCGTGCGACTTCGTGCGCCACGGCGGCGAGACGGCGGTCATCTGCCGCGCCGAGAACCTCACCGAGGCGCTGCGCGGACATGCGGGCACGAGGGTGACGGCGTAG